Proteins encoded together in one Ciconia boyciana chromosome 25, ASM3463844v1, whole genome shotgun sequence window:
- the LETM2 gene encoding LETM1 domain-containing protein LETM2, mitochondrial isoform X1: MLRAIARASFRGSHLLLHSNPPYSPALAFVQLVDSHLNRTCVRDSEHQPSLRCAWLGAGLPHSPAKVARTFHTSACLRQELRDEPPPHRSTVNQGAKPAKTPAKQVIETPVGKKPLRQKIVDELKHYYNGFHLLWIDTKVAARMVWRLLHGQVLTRRERRRLLRTCADLFRLVPFLVFVIVPFMEFLLPVFLKLFPEMLPSTFETESKKEEKQKKKLNAKLELAKFLQETIAEMAKRNKADTGQGKQFSSYVHQIRHTGHQPSTQEIVRFSKLFEDELTLEHLERPQLVALCKLLELQPIGTNNLLRFQLLLRLRTIKADDEMISKEGVNGLSVSELQSACRARGMRSLGLSEEQLKEQLRQWLDLHLKENVPPSLLLLSRALYLIDVKPQSVPVPQNKASCLNKTFRLIL, from the exons ATGCTCCGTGCGATAGCCAGGGCGAG TTTCAGAGGCTCCCATCTTCTTCTGCACTCCAATCCTCCGTACTCTCCAGCACTTGCTTTTGTCCAACTAGTGGATTCTCATTTAAACCGGACTTGCGTACGAGACTCTGAACACCAGCCATCACTGCGCTGCGCGTGGTTGGGCGCTGGCCTACCTCACTCACCGGCTAAAGTTGCGCGAACGTTTCACACGTCCGCCTGCTTGCGTCAGGAGCTCCGAGATGAACCTCCGCCCCACCGCAGTACTGTAAACCAGGGTGCTAAGCCTGCTAAAACTCCAGCAAAACAAGTCATAGAGACTCCCGTGGGAAAAAAGCCTTTACGCCAGAAAATTGTGGATGAACTGAAACACTATTACAATGGATTCCACTTGCTTTGGATTGACACTAAGGTGGCTGCCAGGATGGTGTGGAGGCTGTTACATGGTCAGGTCCTCACTAGGAGGGAGAGACGAAGG CTGCTGAGAACTTGCGCAGATCTCTTCCGGCTGGTTCCCTTCCTGGTGTTTGTCATTGTCCCCTTCATGGAATTTCTGTTACCCGTATTCTTGAAACTCTTTCCTGAAATGCTGCCCTCGACGTTTGAGACCGAGTCAAAAAAG gaagaaaagcagaaaaagaaattaaatgcaaagctGGAGTTAGCAAAGTTCCTGCAGGAGACCATTGCAGAGATGGCCAAAAGGAACAAAGCAGATACAGGACAAGGAAAACAATTCTCTTCTTACGTACACCAG ATTCGTCACACCGGCCATCAGCCCAGTACCCAAGAGATCGTACGCTTCTCCAAGCTGTTTGAGGATGAGCTGACCCTGGAACACTTGGAACGGCCCCAGTTGGTAGCTCTTTGCAAATTGCTTGAGCTGCAGCCCATTGGCACCAACAACCTGCTCCGCTTTCAACTTCTGCTGAGGCTTAGAACTATCAAGGCAGATGATGAA ATGATTTCCAAGGAAGGAGTCAACGGCCTAAGTGTGTCTGAACTGCAGAGCGCATGCAGAGCCAGAGGAATGCGATCATTGGGTCTCTCAGAGGAGCAGCTAAAGGAACAACTCAGGCAG TGGCTGgatctgcatttaaaagagaatgttccaccttctctgctcctgctttccCGTGCCTTGTACTTAATAGATGTAAAGCCACAATCTGTTCCGGTTCCACAAAATAAGGCAAGTTGTTTGAATAAAACTTTCAGGTTAATACTTTAA
- the LETM2 gene encoding LETM1 domain-containing protein LETM2, mitochondrial isoform X2, producing the protein MHYYLLKYLSSFRGSHLLLHSNPPYSPALAFVQLVDSHLNRTCVRDSEHQPSLRCAWLGAGLPHSPAKVARTFHTSACLRQELRDEPPPHRSTVNQGAKPAKTPAKQVIETPVGKKPLRQKIVDELKHYYNGFHLLWIDTKVAARMVWRLLHGQVLTRRERRRLLRTCADLFRLVPFLVFVIVPFMEFLLPVFLKLFPEMLPSTFETESKKEEKQKKKLNAKLELAKFLQETIAEMAKRNKADTGQGKQFSSYVHQIRHTGHQPSTQEIVRFSKLFEDELTLEHLERPQLVALCKLLELQPIGTNNLLRFQLLLRLRTIKADDEMISKEGVNGLSVSELQSACRARGMRSLGLSEEQLKEQLRQWLDLHLKENVPPSLLLLSRALYLIDVKPQSVPVPQNKIGETAEIMTSVPEGQETLVDPAPIVQGRKNEEFVSQPTEKLPISEASVKPPPREAKMEASQSSKAGANGV; encoded by the exons ATGCACTATTACTTGCTTAAATACCTCTCCAGTTTCAGAGGCTCCCATCTTCTTCTGCACTCCAATCCTCCGTACTCTCCAGCACTTGCTTTTGTCCAACTAGTGGATTCTCATTTAAACCGGACTTGCGTACGAGACTCTGAACACCAGCCATCACTGCGCTGCGCGTGGTTGGGCGCTGGCCTACCTCACTCACCGGCTAAAGTTGCGCGAACGTTTCACACGTCCGCCTGCTTGCGTCAGGAGCTCCGAGATGAACCTCCGCCCCACCGCAGTACTGTAAACCAGGGTGCTAAGCCTGCTAAAACTCCAGCAAAACAAGTCATAGAGACTCCCGTGGGAAAAAAGCCTTTACGCCAGAAAATTGTGGATGAACTGAAACACTATTACAATGGATTCCACTTGCTTTGGATTGACACTAAGGTGGCTGCCAGGATGGTGTGGAGGCTGTTACATGGTCAGGTCCTCACTAGGAGGGAGAGACGAAGG CTGCTGAGAACTTGCGCAGATCTCTTCCGGCTGGTTCCCTTCCTGGTGTTTGTCATTGTCCCCTTCATGGAATTTCTGTTACCCGTATTCTTGAAACTCTTTCCTGAAATGCTGCCCTCGACGTTTGAGACCGAGTCAAAAAAG gaagaaaagcagaaaaagaaattaaatgcaaagctGGAGTTAGCAAAGTTCCTGCAGGAGACCATTGCAGAGATGGCCAAAAGGAACAAAGCAGATACAGGACAAGGAAAACAATTCTCTTCTTACGTACACCAG ATTCGTCACACCGGCCATCAGCCCAGTACCCAAGAGATCGTACGCTTCTCCAAGCTGTTTGAGGATGAGCTGACCCTGGAACACTTGGAACGGCCCCAGTTGGTAGCTCTTTGCAAATTGCTTGAGCTGCAGCCCATTGGCACCAACAACCTGCTCCGCTTTCAACTTCTGCTGAGGCTTAGAACTATCAAGGCAGATGATGAA ATGATTTCCAAGGAAGGAGTCAACGGCCTAAGTGTGTCTGAACTGCAGAGCGCATGCAGAGCCAGAGGAATGCGATCATTGGGTCTCTCAGAGGAGCAGCTAAAGGAACAACTCAGGCAG TGGCTGgatctgcatttaaaagagaatgttccaccttctctgctcctgctttccCGTGCCTTGTACTTAATAGATGTAAAGCCACAATCTGTTCCGGTTCCACAAAATAAG ATAGGTGAAACTGCTGAAATCATGACATCTGTTCCTGAAGGTCAAGAGACCCTAGTGGATCCTGCCCCCATTGTACAGGGAAGAAAG aatGAAGAATTCGTATCTCAGCCAACAGAGAAATTGCCCATCTCAGAAGCGTCAGTTAAGCCTCCCCCACGAGAg GCTAAAATGGAAGCATCTCAGAGCAGCAAGGCCGGCGCCAATGGAGTCTAG